In one window of Onychomys torridus chromosome 5, mOncTor1.1, whole genome shotgun sequence DNA:
- the LOC118584844 gene encoding zinc finger protein 25-like isoform X3 codes for MMPGKLEMGSVCFEDVAVHFTWQEWQDLDAAQRTLYRDVMLENYSSLVFVDVLKVCVPVETIQENEERQWCEVRTTSTNISDKKIAEAQLKVQGKIQQGEKTDSCVKTHCHRPQHKKSHTRGKRYECRDCCEVSHDKSALTEQQRTQTKEKTYECKECRKGFYHKSHLFRHQKTHTGEKPYGCEACPKAFYHKCHLIQHQRIHTGEKPYGCGECKKAFRRKWLLTLHQRTHTGEKPYGCKECRKAFFYKSHLTRHQRTHSGEKPYECGECKKAFWQKSNLTAHQRIHTGEKPYECKVCKNAFYNKSNLTLHQRTHTGEKPYECKECWKAFYSKSKLSRHQATHRGHCFCQLQSAMGGNFLFTVVYHKAS; via the exons GGATCAGTGTGCTTTGAGGACGTGGCTGTGCACTTCACCTGGCAGGAGTGGCAGGACCTGGATGCTGCTCAGAGGACCCTCTACAGGGACGTGATGCTGGAGAACTACAGCAGCCTGGTGTTCGTGG aTGTCCTAAAAGTGTGTGTCCCAGTTGAGACCATccaagaaaatgaagagagacaGTGGTGTGAAGTGAGAACCACCAGCACCAATATATCAGATAAAAAGATAGCTGAA GCACAACTAAAGGTTCAAGGGAAAATCCAGCAAGGGGAAAAAACAGATTCGTGTGTCAAAACACACTGCCACAGGCCACAGCACAAGAAGAGTCACACACGTGGGAAACGCTATGAATGTAGGGACTGTTGTGAAGTTTCCCACGATAAGTCGGCGCTCACAGAACAGCAGAGAACTCAAACTAAAGAGAAGACCTATGAGTGCAAAGAATGCAGGAAGGGTTTTTACCACAAGTCACACCTCTTCCGGCATCAGAAAACTCACACAGGGGAGAAGCCCTATGGGTGTGAAGCATGCCCGAAAGCCTTCTACCATAAATGCCATCTCATCCAACACCAGAGaatccacacaggagagaagccCTATGGATGTGGAGAATGTAAGAAAGCCTTCCGCCGTAAGTGGCTTCTAACGTTACATCAGCGAACTCACACAGGGGAGAAGCCTTATGGATGTAAAGAGTGCAGGAAAGCCTTCTTCTACAAGTCCCACCTCACTCGACATCAGAGAACCCATTCGGgtgagaagccctatgaatgtggCGAGTGCAAGAAAGCTTTTTGGCAGAAATCAAACCTTACTGCACACCAGAGAATTCATACCGgtgagaagccctatgaatgtaaagTGTGCAAGAATGCTTTCTACAACAAGTCAAACCTCACTCTACATCAGCGAACTCACACAGGGGAGAAGCCTTATGAATGTAAAGAGTGCTGGAAAGCCTTCTACAGCAAGTCAAAACTCAGTCGACATCAGGCAACTCATAGAG
- the LOC118584844 gene encoding zinc finger protein 25-like isoform X2 encodes MMPGKLEMGSVCFEDVAVHFTWQEWQDLDAAQRTLYRDVMLENYSSLVFVGHCTTKPELIFKLEHGFGPWSKAEASVWNFPDVLKVCVPVETIQENEERQWCEVRTTSTNISDKKIAEAQLKVQGKIQQGEKTDSCVKTHCHRPQHKKSHTRGKRYECRDCCEVSHDKSALTEQQRTQTKEKTYECKECRKGFYHKSHLFRHQKTHTGEKPYGCEACPKAFYHKCHLIQHQRIHTGEKPYGCGECKKAFRRKWLLTLHQRTHTGEKPYGCKECRKAFFYKSHLTRHQRTHSGEKPYECGECKKAFWQKSNLTAHQRIHTGEKPYECKVCKNAFYNKSNLTLHQRTHTGEKPYECKECWKAFYSKSKLSRHQATHRGKVRNSM; translated from the exons GGATCAGTGTGCTTTGAGGACGTGGCTGTGCACTTCACCTGGCAGGAGTGGCAGGACCTGGATGCTGCTCAGAGGACCCTCTACAGGGACGTGATGCTGGAGAACTACAGCAGCCTGGTGTTCGTGG GGCACTGCACAACCAAACCTGAGTTGATCTTCAAGTTGGAGCATGGATTTGGGCCTTGGAGTAAAGCAGAAGCCTCAGTCTGGaactttccag aTGTCCTAAAAGTGTGTGTCCCAGTTGAGACCATccaagaaaatgaagagagacaGTGGTGTGAAGTGAGAACCACCAGCACCAATATATCAGATAAAAAGATAGCTGAA GCACAACTAAAGGTTCAAGGGAAAATCCAGCAAGGGGAAAAAACAGATTCGTGTGTCAAAACACACTGCCACAGGCCACAGCACAAGAAGAGTCACACACGTGGGAAACGCTATGAATGTAGGGACTGTTGTGAAGTTTCCCACGATAAGTCGGCGCTCACAGAACAGCAGAGAACTCAAACTAAAGAGAAGACCTATGAGTGCAAAGAATGCAGGAAGGGTTTTTACCACAAGTCACACCTCTTCCGGCATCAGAAAACTCACACAGGGGAGAAGCCCTATGGGTGTGAAGCATGCCCGAAAGCCTTCTACCATAAATGCCATCTCATCCAACACCAGAGaatccacacaggagagaagccCTATGGATGTGGAGAATGTAAGAAAGCCTTCCGCCGTAAGTGGCTTCTAACGTTACATCAGCGAACTCACACAGGGGAGAAGCCTTATGGATGTAAAGAGTGCAGGAAAGCCTTCTTCTACAAGTCCCACCTCACTCGACATCAGAGAACCCATTCGGgtgagaagccctatgaatgtggCGAGTGCAAGAAAGCTTTTTGGCAGAAATCAAACCTTACTGCACACCAGAGAATTCATACCGgtgagaagccctatgaatgtaaagTGTGCAAGAATGCTTTCTACAACAAGTCAAACCTCACTCTACATCAGCGAACTCACACAGGGGAGAAGCCTTATGAATGTAAAGAGTGCTGGAAAGCCTTCTACAGCAAGTCAAAACTCAGTCGACATCAGGCAACTCATAGAG
- the LOC118584844 gene encoding zinc finger protein 25-like isoform X1 — protein sequence MMPGKLEMGSVCFEDVAVHFTWQEWQDLDAAQRTLYRDVMLENYSSLVFVGHCTTKPELIFKLEHGFGPWSKAEASVWNFPDVLKVCVPVETIQENEERQWCEVRTTSTNISDKKIAEAQLKVQGKIQQGEKTDSCVKTHCHRPQHKKSHTRGKRYECRDCCEVSHDKSALTEQQRTQTKEKTYECKECRKGFYHKSHLFRHQKTHTGEKPYGCEACPKAFYHKCHLIQHQRIHTGEKPYGCGECKKAFRRKWLLTLHQRTHTGEKPYGCKECRKAFFYKSHLTRHQRTHSGEKPYECGECKKAFWQKSNLTAHQRIHTGEKPYECKVCKNAFYNKSNLTLHQRTHTGEKPYECKECWKAFYSKSKLSRHQATHRGHCFCQLQSAMGGNFLFTVVYHKAS from the exons GGATCAGTGTGCTTTGAGGACGTGGCTGTGCACTTCACCTGGCAGGAGTGGCAGGACCTGGATGCTGCTCAGAGGACCCTCTACAGGGACGTGATGCTGGAGAACTACAGCAGCCTGGTGTTCGTGG GGCACTGCACAACCAAACCTGAGTTGATCTTCAAGTTGGAGCATGGATTTGGGCCTTGGAGTAAAGCAGAAGCCTCAGTCTGGaactttccag aTGTCCTAAAAGTGTGTGTCCCAGTTGAGACCATccaagaaaatgaagagagacaGTGGTGTGAAGTGAGAACCACCAGCACCAATATATCAGATAAAAAGATAGCTGAA GCACAACTAAAGGTTCAAGGGAAAATCCAGCAAGGGGAAAAAACAGATTCGTGTGTCAAAACACACTGCCACAGGCCACAGCACAAGAAGAGTCACACACGTGGGAAACGCTATGAATGTAGGGACTGTTGTGAAGTTTCCCACGATAAGTCGGCGCTCACAGAACAGCAGAGAACTCAAACTAAAGAGAAGACCTATGAGTGCAAAGAATGCAGGAAGGGTTTTTACCACAAGTCACACCTCTTCCGGCATCAGAAAACTCACACAGGGGAGAAGCCCTATGGGTGTGAAGCATGCCCGAAAGCCTTCTACCATAAATGCCATCTCATCCAACACCAGAGaatccacacaggagagaagccCTATGGATGTGGAGAATGTAAGAAAGCCTTCCGCCGTAAGTGGCTTCTAACGTTACATCAGCGAACTCACACAGGGGAGAAGCCTTATGGATGTAAAGAGTGCAGGAAAGCCTTCTTCTACAAGTCCCACCTCACTCGACATCAGAGAACCCATTCGGgtgagaagccctatgaatgtggCGAGTGCAAGAAAGCTTTTTGGCAGAAATCAAACCTTACTGCACACCAGAGAATTCATACCGgtgagaagccctatgaatgtaaagTGTGCAAGAATGCTTTCTACAACAAGTCAAACCTCACTCTACATCAGCGAACTCACACAGGGGAGAAGCCTTATGAATGTAAAGAGTGCTGGAAAGCCTTCTACAGCAAGTCAAAACTCAGTCGACATCAGGCAACTCATAGAG